CAACTggtgtgaaatagctagctagttagcgtcactcgctctgagaccttggagtagttgtttcccttgctctgcaggGGCGGTGTGTGCGGAGGGACCCTGGGTCGAGGGACGGAAGCAATGCTGTTATATTGGTGCCGTGACCTGGTTCACTCAGTTGGGCTCTGCCCAGCAGCTGGGGTTGCTATAGAGATGGTCAAAGGGGGGTGGTgagtgtaaccggtgtgaaatggctagctagttagtgtcacttgctctgagaccttggagTAATTGTTCCCCTTGCTTTGCAAAGACCATGACTTCTGTGGAGCGATAGGTACCAATGCttcatgggtgactgttgtcgatttgtgtagagggtccctggtttcAGCCCTGGTTGAGGGATGGATACAATACTGTTACACACAACCCAGAAACACTGGCAGCGCACAGACTATGTGTTTGAGGATGTGCTGAGAAGCTCAAGATCCTATTGAGAGTTTGATGATGATGACTAGAAGCCTACTTACAACAGACCTGGTGAGATGCTGACATCTTGTGAGAGAAAAGTGTAGTTGCATCCCTCCAAATAGGGGACCACCGTCATCCTTGTAGAATCCTGTTTCCCTTTATAAATTTTTTCATTCAAAGATTAAAATGATACAGCTCTGAAATAACGCAGGCTGAAGGATACACCTGTTAGAAATTCACATAGGACTGCCTCTCTGGGACCCGGTGCAGTTAAAATACTTGAGGTTTCTTCTCCGGAAGATTTTCAACATTTGTCTTGCTGCAAATGTCCTTTCCGACACTACAAATGTATTGTCAGTCGCCCTGGCCTTCAAACGTGAGCAACTTTACAACCTTTTGCCCCCTCCCCCGACAACATCAGCGATGTAATCGCTTTTTACCTGATGGCACGGTATATCTCTGTTGTACTTCACTAATCAATAGGAAATGGGAATCTGCAATTGAAGGCTAACGGTACTTTTTCGAGAGTTGGGATGATGGAGGACCGCTCAAGCCAGGTAAACTAAAATTACTTATACCGTTATTGTTTTTAAGCATTGTCGTTTGACATAACATCCACGTGTTTCTGATGCAGTTCACTGGTTTTGCTGGCATTCGCGTAATATGATGCACGCACACTGGACAATGGTGTGCAATGCCTTTTGCGCGTGACAGTTTTTTTTTCCACCGATAACAAGTGCACATACACTTCAACATCCTTAACTTACTTATGTCACCTAAAGTGTCTCTGTTTATATTATGAAGGGCGCAAAATGTTAGAAACTTTTTTTTCTCCGAGGCCTGTTTCCAAAAGCAGCTAATTGGCTGGTGTTTTGGCTAGTCTATTGCAAGACGCACATGTCTCATCAAATAGTGATgacattgttttttttttctcgGTGAGCCGGCAGGCCCATTAGGCTCCCAAACCGCTCTTCGTTCAAAACTCTTAAATTGAACTAGAACCATGATTTTTAGAACCAATCTCCAATGATCAGAGTATACACCGCTTTCTGTTATCATCTcgtttacatttgaaatgctggCATCTCTCCGTCAATCATCCCGTACCCTCCGTATTTCTGCAGCCGTTAAGAAGTGCTTCAGACTGGCCATCATTGTGAAGTGGCAGGCCCAAGCACGACAAGCCttccagacccccccccctctccctgccgCTTCCTCGACAGCCCCCGATCTCCCCTGCGTTCTGCTGGGGGTGGGGGCGCTCCCATGGTGCACACAGCTCCTGTTTCCCCCAGGAGGATGTCTAAGGTGCCTCCTGTGTACGCAGCAGCTCTGCTccagggtgtgtgtgaggtgtacgGGCAGGGTAAGCTCCTCAACGACCTGCAGTACCGCCACATGGAACCTGACGGGTTCCTGTGCTTCAGCTACCGGGGCTGGACACACCCCTGTGAGGGACAGAGTGGCTACTGTACTGTTTTGTTTTAATTGTGAAAATACTTGTCTTGCACTCTTTTAAATGTAGTAAATCGTGAGTAGATGCGTGATTTTACTTTTGCCTGTTTTCTAAATTTGAATAAaaatatttgtaataaatgtCAGTTTGGCTGTCTAATATGGAGTTCAGGGTGGTAGGTAATTATACATCTGAAATATCCCACATGGATTCCATAAATGTACATTTGAGGTCTTTTCACAAGGACTGGGTGTAACCCTTGTAGTATTAGGGAATGCTGGTGGTGGTTGGGAGCATCCTGGAGGCAGCAACAGACTAGGGTTACATCCGTCAACAATGAACACTCAACAGCTCGATAGTTCAGCTGAACAAATGTACATTTAgtaagcatttacatttacatacggCATCTTTTCAGGATGCTGCAAACCACTTAACAGCATTCCCTTTTAGTATAAAACACAGGAAGAATTCACAAGGGGTACATGTCCTATATTGTTTTGGAAATATCCAACACTCGTGGACCGTGTAGCATTTATTGCAGGCCAATGGTTTTACTATTGTAATTTGACAGTTTCTCGTTTTAGTTATTCAAGTAGGTTTTCTAAAACACGACAGACCACATTCAATTGTAACCTGCTGTTGAATACACCGGTTGTAAATCAATCTCTTAAGGTGGAGGTATATATCCCTTTATTGGTATGCTGATAAGACAGGCATTTTAATGTTTCCTATATAGGCAGATTAACCTTTAGGGCTAAGACTAATACAGTGACTATTGAAATGTTACCCATGTCATACTATTGTCTTATGTACATTATCAAAGCTCCTCGTCCTTGAGGGTACGCAGGTGTCTGGGTAGTCGGCATGAAACCACTGCCTTTTGAGACCACTAATATGCAAAGCCTGGACAAATGAAACTATTGGGAAATCTTCTGCAGTTGAGACGTGATATCTTGGTGGGCATGTTGAGGGCTTTGTGTGGTCAGCGATGAGACCTGTGGTAAACAACTTCTTGAGCCAATCGGATGATGAGGCGGGGTGTTGTCAGGCAAAACCACGACTTAGTCGTCCGAGGTCCTTCTCTTGATCTCCTCCACTAGTTTGGCTCTGGACACGTCAATctgagaaaaaaacaaaaacgtgGTGTTTTattcaagagtgtgtgtgtgtttaactgacagagatgctgtgtgtgtatgagaaTCTCACCTCCTCTCGGCTGTGGACCGTTCGGAGCTTCACCACCCCGTCCTTGAGCTCCTGCTCCCCCAGGATCGCCACCAGGGGGATCCCAGAGTCCTCACAGTGCTGCAGCTGGCTCAGCAGCTTGGGGTTCTTCTTATACATCACCTCTGCCTGACAACAAACACAGTTATATAAAGGTTCCTCTTATGAATAGCCACAGCTCACACTCAGCCGTTTCACCAGTGGAAATCAACTCTACACACGCACCATCTGAaatcgaacacacacacacacaccttgatccCAGCGTTCCACAGTTCAGCGGTCAGTCGGAGTCTCTCCTCCAGAAGGTTTTTCTGTGCCGAGGCCACCATGACTTGAGTCTCTGTGGTTCGCACCTTCTCCGCCGATGCCTGGGGGAGCCAGACCCCAACACACCAGTCAGCCACACAGAGTTTCTCTCTGACACATTCATGAACAGACCAGCCTGTGGGGAGAGCTGGCCGTTGACAATACCCCATCCCCCTTCCTTACCTCAGCCTTCTGCTCCATGATGGAGAAGACCCTCTCGATGCCGATGCTGACCCCCACACACGGCACCTTCCTGCCCTTGGGGTCGAACATGCCCACCAGGCCGTCGTAGCGCCCACCGCCCGCCACGCTACCCACGCTCACACCTTCCTCAGCCTTCTCGCCCGCCCCGTTCTGGGCTGCCGCCACTGGGACCGGGCCGGTCTGGGTCAGAATGGCCTCATAAATCACACCTGTGTAGTAGTCCAACCCACGGGCCAGACTCAGGTCAAACACCAcctgggagagggggaagagaaaagggagggaAAGGACAGATTAAAAGGAGACAGTAGGAAGGAACACGAGGCGAGGGATTTGGAAAAAAGGACTGCATCCTCAGACTTATTTCAGCTGATCATATCATGACATTATCTATCTAACCCCCAATAAAACAATTACTGTCCATTGAGAACTAAATGCCTCTACGGAGTAGGCTGTTGATGGACAGATTTCTATAGACGCATTACCTGTCATATCACCTTGGTCACCAGATAACCTGTCACCTCTGACCCCTCACCTTTCACCTCTGACCGCTCACCTTGTCTGTAACCTGGAAGAGCTGCAGGTAGCTGAAGAGCTGCTTCATGTCTGTGAGGCCGGCACACGCCTGCTTGCTCTGTGACATCTTAGCATCCTGCAGCAGGCGCTCAGCTAGGTCCATCCCCCCTGGaacacacaccaatcacaaaCAGGGTCAGACCAGGGGAAAGGTCAAAggtcagtctctgtgtgtgtgacctgtccTCACCCTGCAAGCTGACATACTGTCCGATCTGATCGGCTGCTTCCTCAGACAGACCCTTCTCCTTCACCATTTCACTCCTCACATCCTCCCAAGACATCTGGGgtgtggggtgaagagagaacaCAAAGGTGGGAGAGAAAAGCAGGGAGCAGCATAGAAAAggtggagagaaaaaaatccttTATTTACTTGGTTTGCATATTAAACCATTGTTCATGTTTAAAGTTTAGCATTCCATTTCCTTAACCACATAAGGTTTGGGTGCAGTGGGTTTACCTTGTCCAGTTTGTCCACTGTGGAGCAGATGGTGCGGAACTTGTCATCCGGAACTCCACACACTGCAAACATCCCATCTAGAATACGTCTGTCGTTCACCTGCACAGAGAGGATATTACGGCGGGGGAGGGGAGTTAGGACGAGTCTGGCCATACATACAGACCTTCCATGTATTCCTTGCCTCATATCGCGTCACAGGATGTTTTACCACGGGTGCTGTGTGTCTCTGACCTACCTTGATGCGGAAGTCACCCAGCTCCAGCTCACTCAGGATCTCGTGGACAATCTTCAGGCACTCAGCGTCTGGGATCATGGGGTCGTACTGGCCTGCAATGTCAAAATCCTGGGAGGCGGAGAAACACACACTTAGCAAGAAAATGGGTCATGCGTATCCACAAACATCTGGATGTAGCAGAAAGCAAAAATGATTCCAGTGTTATGGCTGATATGAACGGTCAAACCAGGGTTCGCTCTGACGCTTACACACTGATAGAACTCCCTGTAGCGGCCGCGGGTCATGGCGGGGTTGTCACGGCGATAGACCTTGGCAATGTGGTAGCGCTTGATG
Above is a genomic segment from Oncorhynchus gorbuscha isolate QuinsamMale2020 ecotype Even-year linkage group LG23, OgorEven_v1.0, whole genome shotgun sequence containing:
- the LOC124010857 gene encoding histidine--tRNA ligase isoform X1, whose translation is MPTTLLGSYLHLRPSSTSSHVTIWNPNTPDWIFLDNTAFGLDNPAVTWHSRTVVIGQHGLVDFAIGLYCCSDAALLNGHIGCFCFLFDFVLLSPAGMINLGMASLRLYAGLVGCRSGFCARSLRTLSGMTVSQIDEEVAKLLELKVQLGGDEGRHQFTLKTAKGTRDYNPKQMAIREKVFNTIIGCFKRHGAENIDTPVFELKETLTGKYGEDSKLIYDLKDQGGELLSLRYDLTVPFARYLAMNKVTNIKRYHIAKVYRRDNPAMTRGRYREFYQCDFDIAGQYDPMIPDAECLKIVHEILSELELGDFRIKVNDRRILDGMFAVCGVPDDKFRTICSTVDKLDKMSWEDVRSEMVKEKGLSEEAADQIGQYVSLQGGMDLAERLLQDAKMSQSKQACAGLTDMKQLFSYLQLFQVTDKVVFDLSLARGLDYYTGVIYEAILTQTGPVPVAAAQNGAGEKAEEGVSVGSVAGGGRYDGLVGMFDPKGRKVPCVGVSIGIERVFSIMEQKAEASAEKVRTTETQVMVASAQKNLLEERLRLTAELWNAGIKAEVMYKKNPKLLSQLQHCEDSGIPLVAILGEQELKDGVVKLRTVHSREEIDVSRAKLVEEIKRRTSDD
- the LOC124010857 gene encoding histidine--tRNA ligase isoform X2, with product MADKAQIQEAIKTQGEVVRKLKAEKASKEQIDEEVAKLLELKVQLGGDEGRHQFTLKTAKGTRDYNPKQMAIREKVFNTIIGCFKRHGAENIDTPVFELKETLTGKYGEDSKLIYDLKDQGGELLSLRYDLTVPFARYLAMNKVTNIKRYHIAKVYRRDNPAMTRGRYREFYQCDFDIAGQYDPMIPDAECLKIVHEILSELELGDFRIKVNDRRILDGMFAVCGVPDDKFRTICSTVDKLDKMSWEDVRSEMVKEKGLSEEAADQIGQYVSLQGGMDLAERLLQDAKMSQSKQACAGLTDMKQLFSYLQLFQVTDKVVFDLSLARGLDYYTGVIYEAILTQTGPVPVAAAQNGAGEKAEEGVSVGSVAGGGRYDGLVGMFDPKGRKVPCVGVSIGIERVFSIMEQKAEASAEKVRTTETQVMVASAQKNLLEERLRLTAELWNAGIKAEVMYKKNPKLLSQLQHCEDSGIPLVAILGEQELKDGVVKLRTVHSREEIDVSRAKLVEEIKRRTSDD